The following proteins come from a genomic window of Puntigrus tetrazona isolate hp1 chromosome 15, ASM1883169v1, whole genome shotgun sequence:
- the LOC122359261 gene encoding LOW QUALITY PROTEIN: RNA-binding protein Musashi homolog 1-like (The sequence of the model RefSeq protein was modified relative to this genomic sequence to represent the inferred CDS: substituted 2 bases at 2 genomic stop codons), with amino-acid sequence MPIPLSTLSASFLAPYSDGIHSRAMESEGSQSNLSSSDSPHDPCKMFIGGLSWQTTQEGLKDYFCKFGEVKESMVMRDPVTKRSRGFGFVTFVDQAGVDKVLAQSRHELDSKTIDPKVAFPRRAQPKLVTRTKKIFVGGLSVNTTIEDVKQYFDQFGKVSRLSVKQSKGVAGXXNKMISHERFGFVTFENEDVVEKVCEIHFHEINNKMVECKKAQPKEVMSPTGSSRGRARVMPYGMDAFMLGIGMLGYPGFQAATYAGRSYTSLTPGYTYQFPEFHLERTPLLTSPHPPELTAIPLTAYNPMAAAAAAAAVVRGSTPSRSAGFLGTSSPGPMADLYGTANQDSAVSSYISAASPAPSTGFSHSLGGPLIATAFTNGYH; translated from the exons ATGCCAATCCCCCTCTCCACACTTTCTGCCTCCTTTCTCGCACCGTACTCGGACGGGATACACAGCCGCGCAATGGAGTCGGAAGGCAGCCAAAGTAACCTGTCCTCCTCGGACTCGCCGCACGACCCCTG TAAAATGTTCATCGGTGGTCTGAGCTGGCAGACTACGCAAG AGGGTTTGAAGGACTACTTCTGCAAGTTTGGTGAAGTGAAAGAGAGTATGGTGATGAGAGATCCGGTTACAAAACGCTCGAG GGGTTTCGGATTTGTCACGTTTGTTGACCAAGCTGGTGTGGACAAAGTCCTGGCCCAGTCCAGACATGAGCTGGACTCGAAAACC ATTGACCCGAAAGTTGCCTTCCCGCGACGAGCCCAGCCTAAG TTGGTGACTCGGACAAAGAAAATCTTTGTTGGAGGCCTGTCGGTGAACACTACTATTGAAGATGTAAAGCAGTACTTCGACCAGTTCGGAAAGGTAAGTCGTCTTTCTGTAAAACAATCGAAGGGGGTAGCAGggtgatgaaataaaatgataagcCATGAGA GGTTCGGATTTGTGACCTTTGAGAATGAAGACGTGGTGGAGAAAGTCTGCGAGATCCACTTCCACGAAATCAACAACAAGATG GTGGAGTGTAAGAAGGCCCAGCCCAAGGAAGTGATGTCGCCCACAGGCTCTTCAAGAGGTCGTGCTCGTGTCATGCCCTATGGGATGGACGCCTTTATGCTCGGCATAGGAATGCTGG gttACCCAGGGTTCCAGGCAGCAACATATGCTGGTCGCAGCTATACTAGTCTCACACCAGGATACACGTATCAGTTCCCCG AATTCCACTTAGAGAGGACCCCCCTTCTGACATCACCCCACCCCCCTGAGCTCACAG CCATTCCTCTGACGGCGTACAACCCCATGGCGGcagccgcagcagcagcagctgtggTCAGAG GCTCAACTCCTTCTCGCTCAGCTGGGTTTTTAGGTACCAGCAGCCCTGGGCCGATGGCAGACCTGTACGGGACGGCCAATCAGGACTCAGCCGTCAGTAGCTACATCAGCGCTGCAAGCCCCGCCCCCAGCACCGGATTCAGCCACAGCCTCGGG GGCCCTCTGATTGCCACAGCATTTACTAACGGCTACCATTGA